The DNA window TATTGAAGTAGAGGAAGACATTTTAAATTTAGACGAACTTTACCTTCTATCCTTAGTATTCCGGAATTTTCAGGCAAAAGTAAAGGAGATGCTTTCTTCTATCTTAACTTTTTCAGAATCTATTTTGGTGGCTGCGGAGCAACTTTCCAAATCCAGCGAATATCTTTCTGAAAATGCACAAAGTGAATCAGCTTCCGTAGAACAAATTTCCGCATCCGTCGAAGAGATCAGCGCAGGTATGGAACAAGTAACTACGAATGCAGAAGGTCAGTACAAACTCATTCTTTCCTTCTCCGGAGAAATGAAAGAGCTGGATAGTTTGATTACTAAGGTAGGAGATTCGGTTTCCGATTCCTTGGGAAAAATTTCGGATATGTATACTAAAACGGAAGCAGGTAAAAAAACGATGGGGAGTCTCTCCGAGAGTATGATAAAAATTGAATCTAGCTCCGGTGAAATGAGATCCATCACTGCAATCATTCAGGAAATTTCCGAAAAAGTAAATCTTCTCGCATTAAACGCAGCGATAGAAGCGGCAAGAGCAGGAGAACACGGTAAAGGATTTGCTGTAGTCGCACAAGAGATAACCAGGCTCGCAGAACAAACGGACCAAAGCACTAAAACGATCGAAAGTTTAATCCGCACAAGCAATCAGGAAATAGAATCGGGCAAAAACTTTGTGGATAGTTGTGTGAAAGTTTATGCGGAAATTCTGGAAGGTCTTTCTTTTATAAAACTTTCTTCAGATAATATAGTTTCTACTATGAAAGTACAACAAGAGAAGAAGGCGACAATTATCACTGCAGTCAACGACGTAGATTCTAAATCGGAGGAGATCAGGACTTCCGTTAAAGAACAAAAAGTGGCGATTTCTGAAACTGCAAATGCGGTTTCCAATATTTCTGTCACCGTTCAGAATAGCGCTGCGAACTCGGAGGAGATCGCAGGAAGTGCGACCGGTCTATTAAATATTGCTAAAAGTTTAAGAGATACTATGAGCTTTCTAAAAGCTTAGGAATTCTCAGAACCCTCAGTGGTCTTCTTCTCGGTGCGAATCAAATAATAAGTCGGGTATTGCAGGAAAATATCCGAGGTAAGCATAAAGAAGAAGATCACAATCAGTAAAATCTGCCCGAATACCGAAACCATCATCTCTTCCGAATTAGAAATAAGAGAT is part of the Leptospira andrefontaineae genome and encodes:
- a CDS encoding methyl-accepting chemotaxis protein, with translation MKWYLRLSLKSKLAILFSSVLIPFLIILALSLINSASRINDIETIRNDRLIPLKQLKTISDHYAISIVDCVHKTRSGAFTYEEGIENLDKAMKDIKSEWNSYLQTHLVEEETVLIEKLKPLFADADKSVEEARALMVAKDKEGLGNFADHRMYSMIDPVAGNIEKLISVQLLISERIYQRAETEYAFSLAVFLSLSALTLVYILYASIKFSIRLVKGLNQVRNSIRDADFTNPIEVEEDILNLDELYLLSLVFRNFQAKVKEMLSSILTFSESILVAAEQLSKSSEYLSENAQSESASVEQISASVEEISAGMEQVTTNAEGQYKLILSFSGEMKELDSLITKVGDSVSDSLGKISDMYTKTEAGKKTMGSLSESMIKIESSSGEMRSITAIIQEISEKVNLLALNAAIEAARAGEHGKGFAVVAQEITRLAEQTDQSTKTIESLIRTSNQEIESGKNFVDSCVKVYAEILEGLSFIKLSSDNIVSTMKVQQEKKATIITAVNDVDSKSEEIRTSVKEQKVAISETANAVSNISVTVQNSAANSEEIAGSATGLLNIAKSLRDTMSFLKA